The following coding sequences lie in one Candidatus Nitrospira allomarina genomic window:
- the clpB gene encoding ATP-dependent chaperone ClpB — MDLNRMTIKLQEALQAASGIAMRRSHQGIDVEHLLLALLEQSGGLAHPILEHTGVSPTAVKNAAEQALQKVPQVQGSGAPPGQVHLSPRLAKVLNQAEAEMKELRDEYLSVEHVILAMVAEGGVFTSMGLKRDKVLSGLQEVRGNQRVTSQDPEGTYQALEKYGRDLTRLASQGKLDPVIGRDEEIRRVVQILSRRTKNNPVLIGEPGVGKTAIVEGLAQRIIKGDVPDGLKNKRLIVLDMGALVAGAKFRGEFEERLKAVLKEIQSSQGQILLFIDELHTVVGAGAAEGSMDAANLLKPMLARGELHLIGATTLDEYRKHIEKDAALERRFQPVVVDQPSVEDTISILRGLKERYEVHHGVRIKDSALVAASRLSNRYIGDRFLPDKAIDLIDEASARLRTEIDSMPAEMDEISRKVLQLEIEREALKKETDAASRTRLTHIEEELKAKQAALNDLKTQWDAEKSSVGKLQTIRQEIEGVKQQIEQAERQYDLNRVAELRYGTLPKLEKSMKDEEERLANQQGTSRLLKEEVDEDDIAEVVSRWTGIPVSRLLQGEVEKLLHLDEWLHKRVIGQDEAVKAVAEAVLRARSGIKDPNRPIGSFLFLGPTGVGKTELARALAHTLFDNEANMVRIDMSEYMEKHTVARLIGAPPGYVGYEEGGQLTEAVRRRPFSVILFDEIEKAHHDVFNVLLQVLDDGRLTDSQGRTVDFKNTVLIMTSNLGSQDILEAQQRNMDYEAIRALVLKEIQQHFRPEFLNRVDEIVVFHPLKREELAQIVEIQLERLRVRLADRRMSLELSPAAVADLAARGYDQVYGARPLKRLLQQEIETPLSRLIIQGKAVDGQRIVGDLVDSKFVLTAQDNVEA, encoded by the coding sequence ATGGACCTTAACCGAATGACGATCAAATTACAGGAAGCCTTGCAGGCTGCCTCGGGGATCGCGATGCGACGTAGCCATCAAGGGATTGATGTGGAACATCTCCTGCTGGCGTTACTGGAGCAATCCGGTGGATTGGCTCACCCGATTTTAGAGCATACGGGAGTCTCTCCGACCGCCGTCAAAAATGCCGCAGAACAAGCCCTGCAGAAGGTGCCTCAGGTTCAGGGGAGTGGGGCGCCTCCGGGTCAGGTGCATCTCTCTCCGCGTCTGGCCAAAGTGCTCAATCAGGCGGAAGCGGAAATGAAGGAGCTTCGGGATGAATACTTGAGTGTCGAGCATGTCATCCTGGCCATGGTGGCCGAAGGCGGCGTGTTTACCTCCATGGGACTCAAGCGGGATAAAGTCCTCTCCGGCCTTCAGGAAGTGCGGGGCAATCAACGCGTGACCAGCCAGGATCCCGAGGGCACATATCAGGCATTAGAAAAATATGGTCGGGATCTGACCCGGTTGGCCAGCCAGGGAAAATTGGATCCGGTGATCGGCCGTGACGAAGAAATTCGTCGTGTGGTGCAGATCCTGTCCCGCCGCACCAAGAATAATCCGGTCCTGATCGGAGAACCGGGTGTGGGGAAAACGGCCATTGTCGAAGGTCTGGCACAACGAATCATTAAAGGGGATGTGCCGGATGGACTTAAAAATAAACGCTTGATCGTGCTTGATATGGGTGCCCTGGTGGCGGGTGCCAAATTTCGCGGGGAATTTGAAGAGCGGTTAAAAGCCGTCTTAAAAGAAATTCAATCCTCCCAGGGACAGATCCTTCTGTTTATCGATGAATTGCACACGGTCGTGGGGGCGGGAGCGGCGGAGGGGTCGATGGATGCCGCCAACTTGCTGAAGCCGATGTTGGCCAGAGGGGAACTTCATTTGATCGGTGCCACCACGCTGGATGAATACCGGAAACATATTGAAAAAGATGCGGCCTTGGAGCGGCGGTTCCAACCGGTGGTAGTTGATCAGCCGTCGGTGGAAGATACCATTTCCATTCTGCGCGGATTAAAAGAACGGTATGAAGTCCATCATGGTGTGCGCATCAAAGACTCGGCATTAGTGGCAGCCTCACGCCTGTCCAATCGCTACATCGGGGACCGGTTTCTGCCTGATAAAGCGATTGACCTCATCGACGAAGCCAGCGCGCGATTGCGTACCGAAATCGACAGCATGCCCGCTGAAATGGATGAGATTTCCCGAAAAGTCCTGCAGTTGGAAATTGAACGGGAAGCCTTGAAGAAAGAAACCGATGCGGCCAGCCGCACCCGGTTAACCCATATTGAGGAAGAATTGAAAGCCAAGCAGGCCGCGCTGAATGATTTAAAAACCCAATGGGATGCGGAGAAATCGTCTGTCGGGAAATTACAAACAATCCGGCAGGAGATCGAAGGCGTCAAACAGCAAATCGAACAGGCCGAGCGGCAGTATGACCTGAATCGCGTGGCGGAGTTGCGCTATGGCACCTTGCCCAAACTGGAAAAATCCATGAAGGATGAGGAAGAGCGACTGGCCAATCAACAAGGCACCAGCCGTCTGCTCAAAGAAGAGGTCGATGAAGATGACATTGCCGAGGTCGTCAGCCGGTGGACAGGCATTCCCGTGAGCCGGTTACTCCAAGGCGAAGTGGAAAAACTTCTGCACCTCGATGAATGGTTACACAAACGTGTGATCGGTCAGGATGAAGCGGTCAAAGCGGTGGCCGAAGCCGTATTGCGTGCCCGGTCCGGCATCAAAGATCCCAATCGCCCCATCGGGTCGTTCCTCTTTCTGGGACCGACCGGCGTGGGCAAAACCGAATTGGCGCGGGCGCTGGCACATACCCTTTTCGATAACGAAGCCAACATGGTGCGTATCGATATGTCGGAATATATGGAAAAACATACCGTGGCTCGATTGATCGGCGCCCCGCCAGGGTATGTGGGCTATGAAGAAGGCGGGCAGTTAACCGAAGCGGTGAGACGCAGACCCTTCTCGGTCATCCTCTTCGATGAAATCGAAAAGGCGCATCATGATGTCTTTAATGTCCTCCTCCAAGTCCTGGATGACGGGCGATTGACCGATTCACAAGGCCGAACCGTGGACTTCAAAAACACCGTGCTTATCATGACCTCGAATCTGGGCAGTCAGGATATTTTGGAAGCCCAGCAACGGAATATGGACTATGAAGCCATTCGGGCCTTAGTGCTTAAAGAAATTCAACAGCATTTCCGTCCGGAATTTTTAAACCGGGTGGATGAAATTGTGGTCTTCCATCCCTTAAAACGGGAGGAACTGGCGCAAATCGTCGAAATTCAATTGGAACGGCTCAGGGTCAGATTAGCGGACCGGCGGATGTCCCTGGAACTCTCGCCGGCGGCCGTGGCCGATCTGGCGGCGCGTGGCTATGACCAGGTCTATGGAGCACGTCCTTTGAAACGCCTGCTTCAACAGGAAATTGAAACGCCGCTCTCCCGGTTGATCATTCAGGGCAAAGCGGTGGATGGCCAACGCATTGTGGGCGATCTGGTCGACAGCAAATTCGTCCTCACCGCCCAGGATAATGTAGAGGCCTAA